A part of Olleya sp. Bg11-27 genomic DNA contains:
- a CDS encoding response regulator transcription factor yields MKRSIVIIDDHILIANALSSIISNFSQFEVLYVCENGQDFQDKLQKKNTVPDLVLLDISMPIMDGFDTAKWIKATHPDILIMALSMQDDDDSLIKMIKNGAKGYMLKNVHPTELEKALNTIVDKGHYFPEWAASKLFTSISEDTIDAKLKIKISDRETEFLKYTITEMTYKQISEKMYCSPRTVENYRDSLFEKLELKTRVGLAVYALKNGYTE; encoded by the coding sequence ATGAAACGTAGTATTGTAATTATAGACGACCATATTTTAATAGCAAATGCATTAAGTAGTATTATTTCTAATTTTAGCCAATTTGAAGTATTATATGTTTGCGAAAACGGTCAAGATTTTCAAGACAAACTTCAAAAAAAGAATACAGTACCAGATCTTGTTCTACTAGATATTAGCATGCCGATTATGGATGGTTTTGATACTGCTAAATGGATCAAGGCAACGCACCCTGATATTTTAATAATGGCGTTAAGTATGCAAGATGATGATGACAGCTTAATTAAAATGATAAAAAATGGAGCTAAAGGTTATATGCTTAAAAACGTACACCCTACTGAACTTGAAAAAGCCTTAAATACTATTGTTGACAAAGGCCATTACTTTCCAGAATGGGCAGCAAGCAAATTGTTTACAAGCATTAGTGAAGATACCATTGATGCCAAATTAAAAATTAAAATATCCGATCGCGAGACTGAGTTTCTTAAATACACTATTACTGAAATGACCTATAAACAGATTTCAGAAAAAATGTATTGCAGCCCGAGAACGGTTGAAAATTATAGAGATAGTCTATTTGAAAAATTAGAACTTAAAACTAGAGTCGGCTTAGCGGTATATGCCCTTAAAAATGGATATACAGAATGA
- a CDS encoding C10 family peptidase has product MKTKIINILFFCCLGTHLMPAQNTSSGFVSFEVASKVAENWMNAKGYDKTVDKTASFTNVEVKVGKSLTLYVFNFKEGGFAIVPATNLVIPVLAYNDKSIFNSDRRIDGAQHFLKAYNEAINIHNATGVAMELASEQWNTILTTSSIADCSGQSTLYPSLLEQYGTSRWAGWTNIYNCVTPLAPLAPNASNFNDGIGGTCVPTALSQICAFFRHPFVGVGTGTHTMAIGSAVGQTVSSDFATQAFDYDRMPYALQRQGPADGFGNSSSNDWLYYTDVCSDERNEVGFLTFNLGVAARMNWYSGGTYGSSANWAQDLVDHFDYVWNPSTDYVTTSSATLFKSRLRNSLDNERPVLAAGYNNGGGHCFLYTGYECDNYFFASLGFGGNSDGFYYIFTTDANSEYLNTTYANSQNCATNIRPNCDLPTYYQVPTNTYVNGTVTVEQALIDLTVAGAGNSVQLNSGSEAFFIGGNTVTLNAGTIVDLGAQLHVSIEDCNGPN; this is encoded by the coding sequence ATGAAAACTAAAATTATTAATATACTCTTTTTTTGTTGTTTAGGAACTCATTTGATGCCGGCGCAAAATACAAGTTCAGGTTTTGTGTCTTTTGAAGTTGCAAGTAAGGTAGCTGAAAATTGGATGAATGCTAAAGGTTACGATAAAACAGTCGATAAAACGGCTTCGTTTACAAATGTTGAAGTAAAAGTAGGTAAATCACTAACGTTATACGTCTTCAATTTTAAAGAAGGGGGCTTTGCGATAGTACCAGCAACTAACCTTGTCATTCCAGTGTTAGCTTACAACGATAAATCTATTTTTAACAGTGATCGCCGAATTGATGGCGCTCAGCATTTTTTAAAGGCCTATAATGAAGCTATTAATATTCATAACGCTACAGGAGTAGCAATGGAATTAGCCTCTGAGCAATGGAATACAATTTTAACGACATCTAGTATTGCAGATTGTTCTGGTCAAAGTACATTGTACCCTTCTTTATTGGAGCAATACGGTACTTCAAGATGGGCTGGATGGACAAATATTTATAATTGTGTTACGCCATTAGCTCCGTTAGCCCCAAATGCCTCTAATTTTAATGATGGTATTGGTGGGACTTGTGTTCCAACTGCATTGAGTCAGATATGTGCTTTTTTTAGACACCCTTTTGTGGGAGTTGGCACTGGTACACACACTATGGCTATTGGTAGTGCTGTGGGACAAACGGTTAGTTCTGATTTTGCAACTCAAGCTTTTGATTACGATCGTATGCCATATGCCTTACAACGTCAAGGTCCTGCTGATGGATTTGGAAATAGCTCTTCTAACGATTGGTTATATTATACAGATGTGTGTTCCGACGAAAGAAATGAAGTAGGTTTCTTAACTTTTAATTTAGGAGTAGCAGCGAGAATGAATTGGTACTCTGGAGGGACTTATGGAAGTAGTGCTAATTGGGCACAAGATTTAGTGGATCATTTTGACTATGTGTGGAATCCAAGTACGGATTATGTAACCACTAGTTCTGCCACACTATTTAAAAGTAGACTAAGAAACTCTTTGGATAATGAAAGACCAGTATTAGCTGCAGGTTATAATAACGGTGGTGGTCATTGCTTTTTGTATACCGGGTATGAGTGTGATAATTACTTTTTTGCTAGCCTTGGTTTTGGAGGGAATTCCGATGGGTTTTATTATATTTTTACTACCGATGCTAATAGTGAGTATCTAAATACAACTTATGCTAATTCTCAAAATTGTGCTACAAATATTAGACCTAATTGTGATTTACCAACTTATTATCAAGTGCCTACTAATACTTATGTAAATGGTACTGTAACTGTAGAGCAAGCATTAATAGATTTGACGGTTGCAGGAGCAGGGAACTCTGTGCAACTTAATAGCGGTTCTGAAGCCTTTTTTATAGGAGGAAATACAGTCACCTTAAACGCAGGAACAATAGTGGATTTGGGTGCGCAATTACATGTGAGTATAGAAGATTGTAACGGACCCAATTAA
- a CDS encoding tail fiber domain-containing protein codes for MKLITILAIAISLTMVTTATAQLQVLQNGNTIVGGGNSSFPYATTKLSVNGSTSVKSRLEIMNLNNTNAGWGGQIRFTSNNLSGINHLIADNGAHEMILFPGYSHSDASSRKVSVFGALNVYGYASLAGGGYFSDRNLKENITKLEGSLDKVLKLQGVNFSWKKGVLIKEGDEQVDITSGLPNGKQLGFIAQDVEAVVPEVVNTTSSGYKSLEYHTITALLVEAMKEQQSQIKALEEQLTVLNEVLEKQKEGAFIEENISVSLSQNIPNPFADTAKIKYSLPESYGDGILMISDLQGKALNTIALKVGLDQVLEISSEKLQNGIYLYSMVVEGKVLKTRRFVISK; via the coding sequence ATGAAACTAATAACAATTTTAGCCATTGCAATAAGCTTGACAATGGTAACAACTGCAACTGCTCAATTGCAAGTATTACAAAACGGAAATACAATAGTTGGAGGTGGTAATTCATCTTTTCCTTATGCTACTACAAAGCTTTCGGTAAATGGTTCGACAAGTGTAAAAAGTCGATTAGAAATTATGAATTTGAATAATACTAATGCTGGTTGGGGAGGACAAATACGGTTTACTTCTAATAATCTTAGCGGAATCAACCATCTTATTGCTGATAATGGAGCTCATGAAATGATCTTATTTCCAGGATATAGTCATAGTGATGCGTCATCTAGAAAAGTATCTGTTTTCGGAGCTTTAAACGTGTATGGTTATGCTAGCTTAGCAGGAGGAGGGTATTTTTCCGATAGAAACTTAAAGGAAAATATAACAAAATTAGAAGGTAGTTTGGATAAAGTCCTGAAGTTACAGGGTGTTAATTTTAGCTGGAAAAAAGGGGTGCTAATAAAAGAAGGGGATGAGCAGGTTGATATTACTTCAGGTTTACCAAACGGAAAACAATTAGGTTTTATTGCTCAAGACGTTGAAGCGGTTGTCCCAGAGGTTGTTAATACTACATCTAGTGGTTATAAATCGTTAGAGTATCATACGATTACTGCGTTATTAGTTGAAGCGATGAAAGAACAACAATCGCAAATTAAGGCTTTAGAAGAACAATTAACAGTTTTAAATGAAGTACTAGAAAAGCAAAAAGAGGGTGCTTTTATTGAAGAAAATATAAGTGTTAGTTTATCTCAGAATATACCAAACCCTTTTGCAGATACAGCAAAGATTAAATATTCTTTACCAGAATCTTATGGAGACGGAATTTTAATGATTAGTGATTTGCAAGGTAAAGCACTTAACACAATTGCATTAAAGGTTGGATTAGATCAAGTTTTAGAGATTTCGTCAGAAAAATTGCAAAATGGAATATACCTATATAGTATGGTTGTGGAAGGGAAAGTGCTTAAGACTAGACGTTTTGTTATTTCTAAATAA
- the polA gene encoding DNA polymerase I: MSDNKRVFLVDAFALIFRGYYAFIKNPRINSKGVDTSAVMGFMNSLLDVIKRERPDHLAVCFDKGGSADRVEMFEAYKANRDETPEAIKIAVPIIQEILKAMHIPIMVKAGFEADDVIGTLAKQAEKEGYQTFMVTPDKDFAQLVSENIFMYRPMFGGGYETWGIPEVQKKFEVTDPLQVIDFLGMMGDASDNIPGLPGVGEKTAKKFLAAYGSMENLLDNTHELKGKMKEKIEANKELGLLSKKLATIMLDVPVTFNAKDFELDQPDIPKVVEIFQELEFRRLIDNFTKTFTSGAEATAIANGEPSEKKTPKVTPKEAESAGAGQFNLFGGDPSSATATTTDDSFARKTAATNSHFYQSVAPGMATTLFIKNLMSQTSVCFDTETTGLNPLIAELVGIAFSWETGKGFYLPFPEDQTEAQAIIETLRPFFEDQTIQKTGQNLKYDIKVLAKYNLQVRGPLFDTMLAHYLINPDMRHNMDILAETYLNYTPISITELIGKKGKNQLSMRDVPLEKQTEYAVEDSDITLQLKEHFEKELGEANTKKLFTDIEVPLLRVLAAMELEGINLDVDFLNSLSEDLNKDIDTLVAKIYEVAGEEFNIASPKQLGVILFEKLKLVDKPKKTKTGQYKTGEDILSALAKEHEIIRNILEYRGLAKLKSTYVDALPLQVEEATGRVHTDYMQTVAATGRLSSNNPNLQNIPIRTERGRQVRKAFIPRNDDYILLAADYSQIELRIIAALSEEETMIEAFKNGEDIHASTASKVFNVPLEEVTRDQRSNAKTVNFGIVYGVSAFGLSNQTDLSRGEAKELIDTYYETYPKLKKYMSAQVEFARDNGYVKTVLDRRRYLKDINSANAIVRGAAERNAVNAPIQGSAADIIKIAMINIYNKLEAGNYKTKMLLQVHDELVFDVFKPELEEMKTLIKTEMEQAFKMEVPLDVELDTGLNWLEAH; this comes from the coding sequence ATGTCAGATAACAAACGTGTATTTCTAGTAGATGCTTTTGCCTTAATTTTTCGTGGCTATTATGCCTTTATAAAAAACCCAAGAATCAATTCTAAAGGCGTCGATACGTCTGCGGTTATGGGATTTATGAATTCACTTTTAGACGTCATTAAACGCGAAAGACCAGATCATTTAGCCGTTTGTTTTGATAAAGGAGGAAGTGCGGACAGAGTCGAAATGTTTGAAGCATACAAAGCCAATCGTGACGAAACACCGGAAGCCATAAAAATTGCAGTCCCTATTATCCAAGAGATTTTAAAAGCCATGCATATTCCTATTATGGTAAAAGCAGGTTTTGAAGCCGATGATGTTATTGGTACGCTAGCAAAACAAGCCGAAAAAGAAGGTTACCAAACCTTTATGGTCACACCAGATAAGGATTTTGCACAATTAGTAAGCGAAAACATTTTTATGTATCGCCCAATGTTTGGTGGCGGATATGAAACTTGGGGAATCCCAGAAGTACAGAAAAAGTTTGAAGTTACAGATCCATTACAAGTTATTGACTTTTTAGGAATGATGGGAGATGCCAGTGATAACATTCCGGGTTTACCAGGGGTTGGAGAAAAAACAGCCAAAAAGTTTTTAGCTGCTTATGGTAGTATGGAAAATCTTTTAGACAACACACACGAGCTAAAAGGTAAAATGAAAGAAAAGATTGAAGCCAATAAAGAGCTAGGCTTACTATCTAAAAAACTGGCGACTATTATGCTAGATGTACCGGTGACTTTTAATGCTAAGGATTTTGAATTAGACCAACCCGACATCCCGAAAGTAGTTGAGATTTTTCAAGAGTTAGAATTTAGAAGACTAATAGATAATTTTACAAAAACATTTACTTCCGGAGCAGAAGCAACAGCTATTGCAAACGGCGAACCTTCAGAGAAAAAGACACCAAAAGTCACACCTAAAGAAGCAGAAAGTGCTGGAGCAGGTCAATTCAATTTGTTTGGAGGCGACCCAAGTTCCGCGACAGCGACAACAACAGACGATAGCTTTGCACGCAAAACAGCCGCAACCAACAGCCACTTCTACCAAAGCGTCGCACCAGGAATGGCAACCACATTATTTATTAAAAACTTAATGAGCCAAACGTCTGTGTGTTTTGATACCGAAACCACAGGTTTAAACCCATTAATAGCAGAATTGGTTGGGATTGCATTTTCATGGGAAACCGGTAAAGGCTTTTACCTACCGTTTCCTGAGGACCAAACGGAAGCGCAAGCCATAATCGAAACGTTACGACCATTTTTTGAAGACCAAACCATTCAGAAAACAGGACAGAATTTAAAATACGATATTAAAGTATTAGCCAAATACAACCTGCAAGTTAGAGGACCATTATTTGACACTATGTTAGCGCATTATTTAATTAATCCAGACATGCGTCACAATATGGATATTTTGGCTGAAACGTACTTAAACTATACGCCAATTTCTATCACAGAATTGATTGGTAAAAAAGGAAAGAATCAACTCTCAATGCGCGATGTTCCGTTGGAGAAACAAACAGAATATGCGGTTGAAGATTCTGATATTACTTTACAATTAAAAGAACATTTTGAAAAAGAATTAGGAGAAGCTAACACCAAAAAGTTATTCACAGATATTGAAGTACCATTACTACGCGTATTAGCTGCAATGGAACTGGAAGGTATTAATCTGGATGTAGACTTTTTAAACAGTTTGTCTGAAGATTTAAACAAAGACATAGACACATTAGTTGCAAAAATTTACGAAGTCGCTGGCGAAGAATTTAATATTGCCTCTCCAAAGCAATTAGGAGTCATCCTTTTCGAAAAATTAAAACTGGTAGACAAACCTAAAAAGACCAAAACTGGTCAATATAAAACGGGAGAAGATATCTTATCTGCTTTAGCAAAAGAGCACGAGATTATTAGAAACATCTTAGAATATCGTGGGTTAGCAAAACTAAAAAGCACGTATGTGGATGCCTTACCACTTCAGGTGGAAGAAGCAACAGGTCGTGTACACACAGACTATATGCAAACCGTTGCTGCTACAGGACGTTTAAGTAGTAACAACCCTAACTTACAAAATATCCCGATACGTACAGAACGTGGACGTCAAGTGCGTAAAGCCTTTATACCACGTAATGACGACTACATTTTATTAGCTGCCGATTATAGCCAAATAGAACTGCGTATTATTGCTGCGTTAAGTGAAGAGGAGACCATGATTGAAGCCTTTAAAAACGGAGAAGATATTCACGCCTCTACCGCCTCTAAAGTTTTTAATGTGCCTTTAGAAGAAGTGACCAGAGACCAACGTAGTAACGCCAAAACCGTAAACTTCGGGATTGTGTATGGTGTGTCTGCTTTTGGATTAAGTAACCAAACCGATTTATCGCGTGGTGAAGCCAAAGAGCTTATTGACACCTATTACGAAACCTACCCAAAGCTTAAAAAATACATGAGCGCTCAAGTCGAGTTTGCGCGTGATAATGGGTATGTAAAAACCGTTTTAGATCGTAGACGTTATCTAAAAGATATTAATAGCGCTAACGCTATTGTGCGTGGTGCTGCGGAGCGTAATGCGGTTAATGCACCAATACAAGGTAGTGCTGCAGATATTATTAAAATTGCCATGATTAACATCTATAACAAACTAGAAGCTGGTAATTATAAAACCAAAATGCTATTACAAGTACATGATGAATTGGTTTTTGATGTCTTTAAACCTGAATTAGAGGAAATGAAAACATTAATTAAAACCGAAATGGAACAAGCCTTTAAAATGGAAGTGCCTTTGGATGTGGAATTGGATACTGGTTTGAATTGGTTGGAGGCGCATTAA
- a CDS encoding helix-turn-helix domain-containing protein, whose protein sequence is MKTLGETLKEARDRINLILRKVSAEVDIDQSLISKFEKNERKPTKEQLIRLADFYNLSHKDLIISWYSDKIAEDLKYTESTTEILKVAEEKINYYKTQDNGK, encoded by the coding sequence ATGAAAACTTTAGGAGAAACACTCAAAGAAGCAAGAGATAGAATTAATTTAATTCTACGAAAAGTATCCGCAGAAGTTGATATTGATCAATCGCTTATAAGCAAGTTTGAGAAAAACGAACGAAAACCTACAAAAGAGCAATTGATAAGACTTGCTGATTTTTACAATCTTTCTCATAAAGATTTAATTATAAGTTGGTATTCAGATAAAATAGCGGAAGATTTGAAATATACAGAATCAACTACAGAAATTTTAAAAGTGGCAGAAGAAAAAATTAACTATTACAAAACTCAAGATAATGGCAAATAA
- the dcm gene encoding DNA (cytosine-5-)-methyltransferase, producing the protein MANKKIRVAELFAGVGGFRLGLEKSDFEIVWSNQWEPSTKKQHASEVYEARFGKENHSNEDINQVVTRDVEEIPDHDLLVGGFPCQDYSVATTLHNSKGLKGKKGVLWWSIHSILENKKNKPKYLFLENVDRLLKSPANQRGRDFAVMLQSLNDLGYAVEWRVINAAEYGMPQRRRRVFFIGYHKSTDIYKRLIKSSKTDWLTEEGTIAKAFPVAKNIKIQEVELKGNLVEITNEFNKDGKLSPFHNTGMLVKGIVYTAKTTPNYDGPKIVLGNVLQNGEVTPDFFIDEKDKPKWEYLKGAKKEKRKTKEGFEYNYSEGGMIYPDSLDNASRTIITGEGGKSPSRFKHVVSTSRGLRRLTPIELERLNMFPKNHTKLDGITDAKRAFFMGNALVVGVIERIGKQLFKKITNG; encoded by the coding sequence ATGGCAAATAAGAAAATAAGAGTAGCAGAATTATTTGCTGGAGTTGGTGGATTTAGACTTGGACTTGAGAAAAGTGATTTTGAAATTGTGTGGAGCAACCAATGGGAACCTTCAACTAAAAAGCAACATGCTTCAGAGGTTTATGAAGCACGTTTTGGAAAAGAAAACCATTCAAACGAAGATATAAACCAAGTTGTAACAAGAGATGTTGAAGAAATACCTGATCATGATTTATTGGTTGGAGGATTCCCTTGTCAAGATTATTCTGTTGCAACAACGTTACATAATTCTAAAGGATTAAAAGGAAAAAAAGGAGTCCTTTGGTGGTCAATTCATAGCATTTTAGAGAATAAAAAGAATAAACCAAAATATCTGTTTTTAGAAAATGTTGATAGACTTTTAAAATCTCCCGCAAATCAAAGAGGACGTGATTTTGCTGTAATGCTTCAAAGTTTAAATGATTTAGGCTATGCTGTAGAATGGCGAGTTATTAATGCAGCTGAATACGGAATGCCACAAAGACGAAGAAGGGTATTCTTTATTGGTTATCATAAGTCGACAGATATATACAAAAGACTTATAAAGTCTAGTAAAACAGATTGGTTAACAGAGGAAGGAACTATAGCGAAAGCTTTTCCTGTAGCAAAAAACATTAAAATTCAAGAAGTTGAATTAAAAGGGAATTTAGTTGAAATAACTAACGAGTTTAATAAAGACGGTAAATTATCCCCTTTTCATAATACAGGAATGTTAGTTAAAGGAATAGTCTATACTGCCAAGACTACACCTAATTATGATGGACCAAAAATAGTACTTGGAAACGTACTACAGAATGGAGAAGTTACTCCTGACTTTTTTATAGATGAAAAGGATAAACCCAAATGGGAATATTTAAAAGGAGCAAAGAAAGAAAAACGTAAAACTAAAGAAGGTTTTGAATATAATTATAGTGAAGGTGGGATGATTTATCCTGATTCACTAGATAACGCATCTAGAACTATTATTACAGGAGAAGGAGGAAAATCTCCCTCAAGATTTAAACATGTAGTCTCAACAAGTAGAGGTTTAAGAAGATTAACACCTATTGAGTTAGAAAGACTAAATATGTTTCCTAAAAATCACACGAAATTGGATGGGATTACAGATGCAAAAAGAGCATTTTTTATGGGTAATGCCTTAGTTGTAGGAGTTATTGAAAGAATTGGAAAACAACTTTTTAAAAAAATCACAAATGGATAA
- a CDS encoding endonuclease domain-containing protein produces the protein MRNKIIPYRSDLKLFARQLRKNSTLTEVLLWQNIKQRAYGVQFHRQVPMLNYITDFYCHEIGLVIEIDGSSHDHKVLYDAKRQGELEAYGVTFLRFTNEEVKKNMFSVLLVIEEKVRELSA, from the coding sequence ATGAGAAATAAGATTATCCCATATCGTTCAGACTTAAAATTGTTTGCAAGACAATTACGAAAAAATAGCACATTAACCGAAGTCTTACTTTGGCAAAATATAAAACAACGCGCTTATGGTGTTCAGTTTCATAGACAGGTACCGATGTTGAATTATATAACAGATTTTTATTGTCACGAAATTGGTTTAGTTATCGAGATCGATGGCTCTAGTCATGATCATAAAGTATTGTACGATGCTAAAAGACAAGGCGAATTAGAGGCGTATGGTGTCACTTTTTTAAGGTTTACTAATGAAGAAGTAAAGAAAAACATGTTTAGTGTGTTGTTGGTTATTGAAGAAAAAGTTAGGGAGTTGAGTGCGTGA
- a CDS encoding YgiQ family radical SAM protein: protein MQELKLSDWLPTTNKEVKIRGWEALDVILFSGDAYVDHPTFGPAVIGRMLESFGLRVAIVPQPNVNDNLQDFVKMGKPKLFFGVTGGCMDPMISNYNANKKKRDKDAYTPNGDIGFRPDYATSVYSKILKDKWPDTPVLIGGIEASLRRVTHYDYWSDQLMPSILETSKADMLVYGMGEQPLREVVRLLEKGVPFNSINTVLQTAVLLDKGDSIPKNANWEDIEISSHEVCLSDKKQYASNFKVIEQESNKLAARRIFQKVGEKTLMINPPYPTMTEKEIDASFDLPYTRLPHPKYNKRGPIPAFEMIKFSINIHRGCFGGCSFCTISAHQGKFIASRSQESILKEVDTVANMPDFKGYLSDIGGPSANMYQMKGKVQSICDKCVAPSCISPVICSNLDTSHKPLTDLYQAVDKHPKVKKSFIGSGIRHDMLVPEFNKNADPKELDAYTEEVMTKHVSGRLKVAPEHTSDPVLKLMRKPSFKYFHKFKERFDKINIAKGLKLQLIPYFISNHPACEVEDMANLAAETKDLGFQLEQVQGFTPTPMTVATVIYYSGYHPYTLKKVNTPITRKEKDEQHRFFFWYKDENKAWIKKTLNKLGRQDLLKVLLPEKAEKWRKNAPKGDAKNTFNDAVPFNQRKDKAQFKSKKKRR, encoded by the coding sequence ATGCAAGAATTAAAACTTTCAGATTGGTTACCTACCACAAACAAAGAGGTGAAAATACGCGGATGGGAAGCACTAGATGTTATCCTTTTTAGTGGGGATGCTTATGTCGATCATCCAACGTTTGGTCCAGCGGTAATTGGGCGCATGTTAGAAAGTTTTGGCTTACGTGTAGCCATTGTTCCGCAACCAAATGTTAACGATAATCTTCAGGATTTTGTTAAAATGGGGAAGCCTAAATTATTTTTTGGTGTTACAGGTGGTTGTATGGATCCAATGATTAGTAATTATAACGCTAATAAAAAGAAACGTGATAAAGATGCGTATACTCCAAATGGAGATATTGGGTTTAGACCAGATTACGCAACATCAGTATATTCTAAAATTTTAAAAGATAAGTGGCCAGATACACCTGTTTTAATAGGTGGTATTGAAGCGTCTTTGCGTCGTGTAACGCATTACGATTATTGGAGTGATCAATTAATGCCTTCTATTTTAGAAACTTCAAAAGCAGACATGTTGGTTTACGGTATGGGAGAACAACCCTTACGTGAAGTGGTGCGTTTACTTGAAAAAGGGGTGCCTTTTAATAGTATTAATACAGTATTACAAACTGCAGTTCTTTTAGATAAAGGAGACAGTATTCCTAAAAATGCAAATTGGGAAGATATCGAGATCTCATCACATGAAGTATGTTTAAGTGATAAAAAACAGTATGCTTCTAACTTTAAAGTTATAGAGCAAGAGTCCAATAAATTGGCTGCTAGACGAATTTTTCAGAAAGTAGGAGAGAAGACCTTAATGATTAATCCACCTTATCCAACCATGACGGAAAAGGAGATTGATGCGTCTTTTGATTTGCCATACACAAGATTACCACATCCAAAATATAATAAGCGTGGACCAATTCCTGCGTTTGAAATGATTAAGTTTTCAATCAACATTCACAGAGGATGTTTTGGTGGTTGTAGCTTTTGTACCATATCAGCACACCAAGGAAAATTTATTGCATCCCGTAGTCAGGAATCTATTTTAAAAGAAGTAGATACCGTTGCTAATATGCCTGATTTTAAAGGGTATTTAAGTGATATTGGAGGACCAAGTGCTAATATGTATCAAATGAAGGGTAAAGTACAGTCTATTTGCGACAAGTGTGTGGCACCTAGTTGTATTTCGCCAGTAATATGTAGTAATTTAGATACGTCACATAAACCGTTAACGGATTTGTATCAAGCGGTAGATAAGCATCCAAAAGTAAAAAAATCATTTATAGGTTCTGGAATACGACACGATATGTTGGTGCCAGAATTTAATAAAAATGCCGATCCTAAAGAGCTTGATGCTTATACGGAAGAGGTGATGACTAAGCACGTTTCTGGTCGACTTAAAGTGGCGCCAGAGCATACTAGTGATCCTGTATTAAAACTGATGCGTAAACCATCGTTTAAATACTTTCATAAGTTTAAAGAGCGTTTTGATAAGATTAATATCGCTAAAGGTTTAAAACTACAGTTGATTCCGTATTTTATATCTAATCACCCAGCGTGTGAGGTAGAAGATATGGCAAACTTAGCTGCCGAAACTAAGGATTTAGGATTTCAGTTAGAGCAAGTGCAAGGGTTTACACCGACGCCTATGACTGTTGCTACCGTAATTTATTACAGTGGTTACCATCCATACACACTTAAAAAAGTAAATACACCAATTACGCGTAAAGAGAAAGACGAGCAACACCGTTTTTTCTTCTGGTATAAAGATGAAAATAAAGCGTGGATCAAAAAGACCCTAAACAAATTAGGGCGTCAAGATTTACTAAAAGTGTTACTACCAGAGAAAGCGGAAAAATGGCGTAAAAACGCACCTAAAGGAGATGCTAAAAACACGTTTAATGATGCGGTTCCTTTTAATCAACGAAAAGATAAGGCTCAATTTAAGTCTAAAAAGAAACGTCGTTAA